In Plutella xylostella chromosome 4, ilPluXylo3.1, whole genome shotgun sequence, a genomic segment contains:
- the LOC105384781 gene encoding sentrin-specific protease 1 translates to MEYIKHYVRNLLGLGGEEHTTTRPTFKRDRIDDDPSLHEGSPALKRHRTLPKSAFPDIMSLNDWDKDERSRSKVRYVPIQFEGGPSTSTPNIESQKLGSQVRSVPIKLVDVSRNGTGTPARRPRIHTPVRPVIHAVIDDDDDDNEVTWVETKPRQEQQKKSNPKVYINLDDEDDDNNDCGQPEDVIFVKKITTPPPVQPYKFFVTKNRDVTDSTEDENRSPQYYRILKNKKLYDRNTANVSPKQFSKFKAPPGITKAHKRSFTPVPRWMQPLATSNASQARNRYLSLNGNARSAISEVFNLDEKRSYQELIRKAASSLKQATASKPFEIINLAEESASFRSTQRSQKKALDDIKFVERGVNAEKASESTREYDPVTVASINSSDSEVEVVPSESSTSSSIRIDPVNSLRDSYKDKAITSEDWLAKLESKYKKKRQDTQEKLKDARRDNDIISKVNYEQKLAHLEYKLKYELSIPESLIEEAQPAVELPELTPEQEKLVNRALGPGPPGQLLVEKFNLRIHRRDLQTLAGLNWLNDEVINFYMNLLMQRSEQRPDLPKVYATNTFFYPKLMQGGQPGLRRWTRKIDIFAHDLMVIPVHLGVHWCLSLIDFRAKRVAYLDSMGGRNQACLDALLKYLHDEHQDKKGQPFDSQGWKTECLSKNIPQQMNGSDCGMFSCTFAEFSARDAPYTFSQQHMPYLRRKAALEILQGKLLL, encoded by the exons ATGGagtatataaaacattatgttCGAAATCTCCTTGGCCTAGGTGGAGAAGAACACACAACAACAAGACCGACTTTCAAACGAGACAG GATCGACGATGACCCGTCCCTGCACGAAGGCTCGCCGGCTCTCAAGAGACACAGAACTTTGCCCAAGTCTGCGTTTCCTGACATAATGTCTCTCAATG ATTGGGACAAAGATGAGAGGTCTAGATCAAAGGTGCGGTACGTGCCGATCCAGTTTGAAGGAGGCCCCAGCACGTCCACGCCAAACATAGAATCACAGAAACTAGGAAGTCAAGTTAGATCAGTACCAATCAAACTGGTAGATGTGAGTAGGAATGGCACGGGGACCCCGGCCCGGCGGCCACGGATACATACCCCCGTGCGGCCAGTCATACACGCAGTCAtcgatgacgatgatgatgacaatgaA gttaCTTGGGTTGAAACAAAACCTAGACAAGAACAACAGAAAAAGTCAAATCCTAAAGTTTATATAAATcttgatgatgaagatgatgacAATAATGATTGTGGCCAACCTGAGGATGTAATATTTGTCAAAAAGATAACCACACCTCCACCAGTTCAACCTTATAAATTCTTTGTGACTAAAAACCGGGATGTGACTGATTCTACTGAAGATGAAAACAGGTCACCACAGTATTATCGTatcttaaaaaacaaaaagttataTGACCGCAACACTGCCAATGTATCTCCTAAACAATTTAGCAAATTCAAAGCTCCCCCAGGAATTACTAAAGCGCATAAAAGGTCTTTCACGCCTGTGCCGAGATGGATGCAACCCTTAGCCACTTCTAATGCTTCTCAAGCAAGAAATAgatatttaagtttaaatggAAATGCAAGATCAGCAATATCTGAGGTATTCAATCTTGATGAGAAGCGAAGTTACCAGGAACTCATCAGGAAAGCTGCAAGTTCATTGAAACAAGCTACAGCATCTAAGccttttgaaataataaaccTAGCTGAAGAATCTGCCTCCTTTAGATCCACTCAAAGATCTCAGAAGAAAGCCCTAGatgatattaaatttgtagAAAGAGGAGTGAATGCAGAAAAAGCCAGTGAATCAACAAGAGAGTATGACCCTGTGACAGTTGCATCAATCAATTCATCAGATTCTGAGGTAGAAGTAGTGCCGTCGGAGTCATCTACCTCCTCATCTATTAGGATAGACCCAGTGAACTCTTTGAGAGACTCATATAAAGACAAAGCTATCACATCAGAGGATTGGTTAGCAAAACTAGAATCTAAATACAAGAAGAAGCGTCAAGATACCCAGGAGAAACTGAAGGATGCAAGACGAGACAATGATATAATAAGTAAAGTTAACTATGAACAGAAGCTAGCGCATTtagaatataaattaaagtatGAGTTAAGTATACCGGAGAGCCTGATCGAGGAGGCTCAGCCGGCGGTAGAACTACCAGAATTAACTCCCGAACAGGAGAAGTTAGTGAACAGAGCACTTGGGCCCGGGCCGCCTGGACAATTACTAGTTGAGAAGTTTAATCTGAGAATACACAG ACGCGACCTGCAGACGCTGGCGGGGCTGAACTGGCTGAACGACGAGGTGATCAACTTCTACATGAACCTGCTGATGCAGCGCAGCGAGCAGCGGCCGGACCTGCCCAAGGTCTACGCCACCAACACCTTCTTCTACCCCAAGCTCATGCAGGGCGGCCAGCCGGGGCTAAGGCGGTGGACTAGAAAG ATAGACATATTCGCGCACGACCTGATGGTGATCCCGGTGCACCTCGGCGTGCACTGGTGCCTCTCCCTCATCGACTTCCGCGCCAAGCGCGTCGCGTACCTGGACAGCATGGGCGGCCGCAACCAGGCCTGTCTGGACGCGCTGCTGAAGTACTTGCATGATGAACACCAGGACAAGAAGGGGCAGCCGTTCGACAGCCAGGGCTGGAAGACTGAGTGCTTGAGCAAG AACATTCCTCAACAAATGAACGGCAGCGACTGCGGCATGTTCTCGTGCACGTTCGCGGAGTTCTCCGCTCGCGACGCGCCCTACACGTTCTCGCAGCAGCACATGCCGTACCTGCGCCGGAAGGCGGCGCTCGAGATCCTGCAGGGCAAGCTGCTGCTGTAG
- the LOC125489920 gene encoding uncharacterized protein LOC125489920 yields the protein MVVTRSQNGDRPIPPTRVFDEPPASPSITTDSVAPSTVALSAPSFLPAVSSTATPSTAAPAVSFPLAGPSDAPLYRPMVAGRETGPRGTSVAHSDVSSRMRLAQIAADEQLTQLARAKLQIERKEIELQEAQVQRRLALDMEELSSQGSVRGANSVCAAEALDDWVNQTTVNVSERRDANYSRRDAEVSDTVNVNVTVSESERRDASAHYVRRENIPVHVSESERRDASAHYVRRDNIPVHVSESECRDASAHYVRRDNIPVHVSESERRDASAHYVRRDNIPVLVNDSERRDASAHYVRRDNIPVLVNDSERRDASAHYVRRDDVPVPVNVREHREECYGSRPACAPPLTQADAGPRMGYASYPTFPQVFPGEFPTFTGNDGAGVGWLQFRAAVTDAERMYGLTRYELITKLRRCIRGEASRNIDYLLLKDDADPYEVLSYLEMEYGCPEFFIDTALTRLHSLRALKAQASSKDISSFASTVCRVEHTLRTQDNDHGYLTNPIMMQDVVSKLGPDFTRPWFLYCDAHRHEGKARFSLLADFLKEQASITARNTVSVNNPYSALFKAAPPRQPTPARQPAPFRQPAPYRQPVQYRQPAPYHQSTQPRDFIAVAAEQVPRCRCCGGSHALTRCKKLLAMEVHQRWEWMKESNLCFRCLGEKHTQDQCKAPQCNLDGCTLPHHRLLHGKSRAPTAPPPLAPQTSGQTSAQPEPRSPHSTSSQSRRYRRRSRTGGATSRAPENQVPGVAPTSAPQPEQVNTACSSSLPNVLLKVCKVTLTGPSGSVDTYALLDEGSTITLIDEELAEEIGATGPQKPLRVRGLNATQGDSRSHLVTFSVQGTSNEKYRIEARTFSRLQLRKQSVPQEALNFPHLRGMDDLTYEDATPRLLIGMDQWPLMVSHDLRTGNRDQPAASLTPLGWIVHGLLPRRFLQSREDTVLHVHTTSESSCGSDLHLEALVRHHFAVDALGVAAFRKELPEHKRARELFEGSVRRVGGRFEVGLPWRREGQHMPENYQSALRRLRAIERKIDRDPVFGSAYEKQMDNLFTKGYAVPADGSEASHPRRWYLPHFAVHNPNKPRKLRVVFDAAATAGGISLNNCLLEGPDLLLSLPGVLFRFRELPIAVCADIEEMFLRIQIRPEDQPAQMFLWRGSDRSSPPRQFRMASMLFGATSSPFLAHSVRNRNAEDFAASHPLAHRAVTQSHYMDDFVDSFNSPEEAREVVDQLRHVHAQAGFSLRSWSSSDPAVLRDVPEELHARQPAMLPVGSSCDSKILGLLWDAARDQLAFSTSMCRVPTEVRAQARAPTKREALSAVMSIFDPLGLLSHFSITAKILLQDLWRMRLDWDEPLPEEEAATFGRWLRALDELDSLQITRCYDPTQGHRQLHVFCDASEVAYAAAAYWRVEHPDGSIAVTLAAAKSKVAPIKALSIPRLELQAAVIGTRLADMVQREHRWKPESVHYWTDSRTVLQWIAKDARRYSPFVAHRLGEIAEYTEAEAWRWVPTAMNVADDATRPNFSPGTSTNRWFVGPDFLRGPDSEWPAPIQPSEESAETYASHAVPISPYLPDISRISRYETLVRATAVVLAFLDRCRKRAQQVELRHIERAERLWVQQVQAESFATEIECLRHGSPISPSSRLFHLSPILEDGVLRLDGRISAATAPPAAKRPIVLDGRHLFTTLLVQREHEAAQHANNERVVNNLRQKYHILHLRPTVKRVARSCARCMVTRSMPRTPPIGDLPRARLDPFTRPFSNCGVDYFGPMVVTVGRRHEKRWGALFTCLTTRAVHLELVASLSADSAIMALRRMAARRGWPKTIYSDNGTNFRGADAELRAAYADWEPAFQDEALRHRTEWRFIPPGAPNQGGAWERLVRSVKTALKAVLHQQFPREELLQTLLAEAEHSVNSRPLTHVSVDLRDPEALTPNHFLLGSSEGLPSTGPCQPTDLRAWRRVQALADSFWRRWVQEYLPTLVPRSSSPSTERNLQVGDLVIVVDHSLPRNTWPRGRVVATFPGPDGAVRSASVQTKGGVFRRPATRLAVLNTETAQGANSPPSSN from the coding sequence ATGGTGGTGACACGCTCGCAGAACGGTGATCGACCGATCCCTCCAACTCGGGTGTTCGACGAGCCACCAGCTTCACCTTCCATCACCACGGACTCTGTCGCCCCATCCACGGTGGCGCTTTCCGCGCCATCGTTCCTGCCAGCCGTATCCTCCACGGCTACTCCATCCACGGCCGCACCCGCGGTTTCATTCCCCCTCGCCGGGCCGTCTGACGCACCGCTCTACCGCCCTATGGTAGCCGGTCGCGAGACGGGGCCGCGAGGGACCTCCGTCGCCCATTCCGACGTGTCCTCACGCATGCGCCTGGCCCAGATCGCTGCAGATGAGCAGCTCACCCAGCTGGCGCGAGCTAAGCTTCAGATCGAACGTAAAGAGATCGAGCTGCAAGAAGCGCAAGTTCAGCGCCGCCTCGCGCTCGACATGGAAGAACTGAGCAGCCAAGGCAGTGTCCGCGGTGCGAACAGTGTTTGTGCCGCAGAGGCCTTGGACGACTGGGTGAACCAGACAACAGTTAATGTTAGTGAACGTCGTGATGCTAACTATTCGCGTCGCGACGCTGAAGTGAGTGACACAGTGAATGTTAATGTAACAGTGAGTGAAAGTGAACGTCGCGACGCCAGTGCCCACTATGTGCGCCGCGAAAATATTCCTGTGCATGTGAGTGAAAGTGAACGTCGCGACGCCAGTGCCCACTATGTGCGCCGCGACAATATTCCTGTGCATGTGAGTGAAAGTGAATGTCGCGACGCCAGTGCCCACTATGTGCGCCGCGACAATATTCCTGTGCATGTGAGTGAAAGTGAACGTCGCGACGCCAGTGCCCACTATGTGCGCCGCGACAATATCCCAGTGCTTGTGAATGACAGTGAACGTCGCGACGCCAGTGCCCACTATGTGCGCCGCGACAATATCCCAGTGCTTGTGAATGACAGTGAACGTCGCGACGCCAGTGCCCACTATGTGCGCCGCGACGATGTACCAGTGCCAGTGAATGTGCGTGAACATCGTGAGGAGTGTTATGGTTCCCGCCCCGCCTGTGCTCCACCACTGACTCAAGCCGACGCCGGGCCCAGAATGGGCTACGCCTCCTACCCCACGTTCCCGCAAGTTTTCCCGGGTGAGTTCCCCACTTTCACTGGTAACGATGGAGCCGGAGTTGGATGGCTGCAATTCCGCGCCGCAGTCACCGACGCAGAAAGGATGTACGGGCTCACCCGGTATGAACTTATTACTAAGCTCCGCCGCTGCATACGGGGGGAGGCGAGTCGCAATATCGACTATCTGTTGCTGAAGGACGACGCTGACCCGTATGAGGTACTATCTTACCTAGAGATGGAATACGGATGTCCGGAGTTTTTCATAGATACCGCTCTGACCCGGCTACATTCCCTGCGCGCACTGAAGGCGCAGGCGTCTTCTAAGGACATTTCCTCCTTTGCATCCACCGTGTGTCGTGTAGAGCATACATTGAGAACGCAAGACAACGACCACGGCTACCTGACAAACCCTATCATGATGCAGGATGTAGTATCGAAACTAGGACCTGATTTCACCCGGCCCTGGTTCCTCTACTGCGACGCTCATCGCCATGAAGGTAAAGCGCGCTTTTCCCTGTTGGCTGATTTCCTGAAAGAGCAAGCGTCGATAACGGCGAGAAATACGGTGTCCGTGAACAACCCGTACTCGGCACTCTTCAAGGCTGCTCCACCGCGTCAGCCTACCCCAGCACGCCAGCCTGCTCCCTTCCGCCAACCTGCTCCTTACCGCCAACCTGTCCAGTATCGCCAGCCCGCCCCGTACCACCAGTCGACGCAGCCCCGGGATTTCATCGCGGTCGCTGCAGAACAGGTACCGCGCTGTCGCTGCTGCGGTGGCAGCCACGCACTGACTAGATGCAAGAAGCTGCTAGCAATGGAAGTCCACCAGAGATGGGAGTGGATGAAGGAGTCCAATCTCTGTTTCCGATGTCTTGGTGAGAAACACACTCAAGACCAATGCAAGGCGCCGCAGTGCAACCTCGATGGCTGCACCCTTCCCCACCACCGACTCCTGCATGGAAAGTCGCGGGCGCCAACCGCGCCGCCTCCGCTGGCACCCCAGACGTCTGGCCAGACGTCAGCCCAGCCAGAGCCCCGATCACCACACTCGACATCCTCACAGTCGAGAAGGTATAGACGCCGCTCCCGTACGGGGGGAGCCACCTCCCGTGCGCCGGAGAACCAAGTCCCTGGTGTCGCCCCGACATCAGCTCCGCAGCCCGAGCAAGTAAATACTGCATGTTCCTCTTCCCTTCCAAACGTGCTGCTGAAGGTGTGCAAGGTCACCCTGACCGGACCCTCCGGCAGCGTGGACACTTATGCGCTGCTGGACGAAGGCTCCACGATCACCCTGATCGATGAAGAACTCGCCGAGGAAATCGGCGCGACCGGCCCCCAGAAGCCCCTGCGTGTTCGAGGCCTGAATGCCACCCAAGGTGACTCCAGGAGCCACCTCGTCACCTTCTCCGTACAAGGTACTTCCAACGAAAAGTACCGCATAGAAGCGCGTACTTTTTCCAGGCTACAGCTGCGGAAGCAATCCGTGCCGCAAGAGGCCCTGAATTTTCCCCACCTCCGAGGCATGGATGACCTGACCTACGAGGACGCTACACCACGCCTGCTAATAGGGATGGACCAGTGGCCGTTGATGGTTTCACATGACCTCCGCACCGGCAACAGAGACCAACCAGCCGCCTCCCTTACCCCCCTCGGCTGGATCGTCCACGGTCTTCTGCCCCGCCGTTTCCTGCAGTCACGAGAGGACACCGTGCTGCACGTCCACACAACTTCTGAGAGTTCCTGCGGTTCCGACCTCCACCTGGAGGCGCTGGTCAGGCACCATTTCGCTGTGGACGCTCTGGGAGTTGCTGCCTTCCGAAAGGAGCTTCCCGAGCACAAGAGAGCTCGGGAGTTGTTCGAGGGGTCGGTGCGACGGGTTGGCGGACGTTTTGAGGTCGGCCTTCCCTGGCGTCGGGAGGGACAGCACATGCCGGAGAACTACCAATCCGCCTTACGTCGACTGCGTGCGATCGAGCGAAAGATCGACCGGGATCCCGTGTTCGGGTCGGCGTATGAAAAGCAAATGGATAACCTCTTCACCAAGGGTTACGCCGTACCTGCCGATGGCTCAGAGGCCTCTCATCCCCGCAGGTGGTACCTCCCTCACTTCGCGGTGCACAATCCTAATAAGCCCCGAAAGCTGCGTGTGGTGTTCGACGCCGCCGCTACCGCCGGAGGGATTTCATTAAACAATTGTCTCTTGGAAGGCCCGGACCTCTTGCTATCGCTTCCTGGAGTACTTTTCCGATTTAGAGAGCTGCCCATCGCGGTATGTGCAGACATAGAAGAAATGTTTCTGCGCATTCAAATCCGGCCAGAGGATCAGCCTGCACAGATGTTCCTATGGAGAGGCAGCGACCGCTCGAGCCCTCCTCGGCAGTTCCGTATGGCATCAATGCTTTTCGGTGCTACCAGTTCCCCGTTCCTGGCCCACAGCGTGCGCAACAGGAATGCAGAAGACTTTGCGGCCAGCCACCCGTTGGCACACCGGGCCGTAACTCAGAGTCACTACATGGACGACTTTGTAGACAGTTTTAATTCCCCCGAAGAGGCAAGAGAAGTAGTGGACCAGTTGAGGCACGTACACGCTCAAGCGGGCTTTAGCTTGAGAAGCTGGAGTAGCAGCGACCCTGCGGTGCTGAGGGACGTGCCAGAGGAGCTCCACGCACGCCAACCCGCTATGCTGCCTGTCGGTAGTAGCTGCGATTCCAAGATCCTGGGACTGCTGTGGGACGCAGCCCGGGACCAACTCGCGTTTTCCACGAGCATGTGCAGGGTGCCCACTGAAGTACGAGCCCAGGCTCGCGCCCCTACGAAGAGGGAGGCGCTGAGCGCAGTTATGTCCATCTTCGATCCCCTGGGCCTACTCAGCCATTTTTCAATAACAGCTAAGATATTGCTGCAAGATCTGTGGCGCATGCGACTCGACTGGGACGAGCCGCTTCCGGAGGAGGAGGCTGCCACATTCGGGCGGTGGCTCCGCGCCCTAGACGAACTAGATTCGTTACAGATTACTAGATGCTACGACCCGACACAGGGTCACCGGCAGCTGCACGTTTTTTGCGACGCCAGTGAGGTGGCTTACGCCGCTGCCGCGTACTGGCGCGTGGAACACCCCGATGGCAGCATCGCCGTAACTCTCGCCGCCGCCAAGTCAAAGGTGGCGCCCATAAAGGCGCTCAGCATCCCACGGCTGGAGCTACAAGCGGCGGTGATCGGGACCCGCCTCGCAGACATGGTGCAGAGGGAGCACCGCTGGAAGCCAGAGTCCGTCCACTACTGGACCGACTCCAGGACGGTGCTCCAGTGGATAGCAAAGGACGCCCGTCGCTACTCCCCTTTCGTGGCGCACCGACTCGGAGAGATCGCCGAGTACACGGAAGCAGAGGCCTGGAGGTGGGTACCCACGGCGATGAATGTCGCCGACGACGCGACCCGCCCCAATTTTTCCCCGGGCACGAGCACCAACCGGTGGTTCGTCGGCCCGGACTTCCTCCGGGGACCGGACTCGGAGTGGCCGGCCCCCATTCAACCATCAGAAGAGAGCGCGGAGACCTACGCCAGCCATGCCGTTCCCATTTCCCCATACCTTCCCGACATTTCCCGCATATCGCGGTACGAGACTCTGGTGCGGGCCACTGCTGTTGTGCTCGCATTCCTAGACCGATGTCGCAAGCGGGCCCAGCAAGTGGAGCTGCGCCACATCGAGAGGGCCGAGCGGCTGTGGGTGCAGCAGGTGCAGGCGGAGAGCTTCGCCACGGAGATAGAGTGCCTGCGCCACGGAAGTCCAATTTCCCCCTCGAGCCGCCTGTTTCACCTGAGCCCAATCCTGGAGGATGGTGTGCTGCGGCTGGACGGCCGCATCTCCGCGGCAACCGCACCCCCTGCCGCCAAGCGGCCCATCGTCCTAGACGGCCGTCACCTTTTCACCACCCTCCTCGTGCAGCGAGAGCACGAGGCCGCCCAGCACGCTAACAACGAGCGGGTGGTGAACAACCTGCGACAGAAATATCACATCCTACATCTGAGGCCGACGGTCAAGAGAGTCGCCCGGAGCTGCGCCCGCTGCATGGTGACGCGCTCCATGCCCAGAACCCCACCAATCGGAGACCTGCCGCGTGCCAGGCTGGACCCCTTCACGCGGCCTTTTTCAAACTGTGGGGTGGACTATTTCGGCCCCATGGTTGTCACCGTCGGCCGACGACACGAGAAGAGGTGGGGAGCCCTCTTCACCTGCCTCACCACCCGCGCCGTCCATCTTGAACTGGTGGCCAGCCTTTCGGCGGACTCCGCCATCATGGCCCTGCGCCGGATGGCAGCACGACGCGGATGGCCGAAGACCATATACAGCGACAACGGCACCAATTTCCGAGGTGCCGACGCCGAGCTGCGGGCCGCCTACGCCGACTGGGAGCCGGCCTTCCAAGATGAAGCCCTGCGCCACCGGACAGAGTGGCGCTTCATTCCCCCGGGCGCCCCGAACCAGGGTGGAGCCTGGGAGCGACTGGTCCGCTCCGTCAAGACCGCCCTCAAGGCTGTGCTCCACCAACAATTTCCCAGGGAGGAGCTGCTGCAGACGCTCCTGGCGGAGGCCGAACACAGCGTCAATTCCCGGCCGCTGACCCACGTCTCGGTCGATCTGAGAGATCCCGAGGCATTGACCCCCAACCATTTCCTGTTGGGGTCATCGGAAGGCCTACCATCAACCGGACCCTGCCAGCCAACCGACCTGCGCGCCTGGCGACGCGTGCAAGCGCTCGCCGACTCTTTCTGGCGCCGTTGGGTACAGGAGTACCTGCCTACACTGGTTCCGCGCTCCTCTTCCCCATCCACGGAGCGCAACCTGCAGGTGGGAGACCTGGTCATCGTAGTGGACCATTCCCTGCCACGAAACACCTGGCCCCGAGGCAGAGTGGTAGCCACGTTCCCGGGACCGGATGGTGCCGTCCGCAGCGCCAGCGTGCAGACGAAGGGAGGAGTTTTCCGGCGGCCAGCCACCCGACTGGCCGTCCTTAATACAGAAACCGCCCAAGGTGCGAATTCCCCGCCGTCCTCCAATTAA